Sequence from the Gemmatimonadaceae bacterium genome:
GGGCACCGATGGCGGCAATTCGGTTGTTGGTGATGACGACGTCGCCGCGGGCGATGACCTCATCGCCGCGCATCGTGATGAGGCGCGCCCCGCGGAGGACGACCGTACCTGACGGGCGATCCTTGGGCGCGGTGATGACGATGTCGGTGCGCGCGGGTTCATACAGCGGCTTGACGGCGGCGGTGGCGCCGCGTGCGTCCGGGCGCCCTTCGGGGCGTGGTGGCGCCTTGGCCGCCGAGTCGGCGGCGAGCGAGTCGGCGCGCGCGAGGTCATACTGGAAGAAGGTCTTGCCTAACGAATAGAAGATGCCGCGGGAGTCACCGGTCCAGCCGGCGAACTCGCCGCCCAGGCGCGACAGGCGGCGGAAGGGGAGCGCGCCCCCCGCCGGCTGCTGCACCGAGACGGTCGGCGTGGCGCCGCCGGTCATGGGGAGCGGGACGACGAAGAGCTTGTTGTCGACCACGGCGAGGGCGCGCATCCCGTCGGGGGATGGAATGAGGTCTTGCGCCTGTCGGGGCTGCGCGTTGGGTCCGCCGCCGGGGGCGGCGAAGCCGGTCACCTTGAGGTGTGCGCGCCGGTCGGTGCCGTCCCAGCGCATCGAGACGAGTCCATCGCTCGCCTCATAGATCCAGATGCGCGAGGAATCGCGCGTGAAGGCCGGGCGATTGGCGTTGGTGAGCGTCGTGATGTAGGTCGCGGCCCCACCGGTGGCCGGGATCCAGACCAGGTCGGTGATCACCAGCTTGGGGTTGATCTCGTCGTTGACGATCGCGCGTTGCGTGCGGGGCGCGCGTGCGGCGACGAGGCGCGCACCGTTGGGTGCATACATCAGGTCGTCGTAGTACGCCGTCTGCGTGGTGAGCTTCTCCGGCCGGCCGCCGTCAGGCGCAACGCGCCAGATATCGCCGCCGTCCTCGGTCCACGTCACGTAGGCGATGTACTTCCCGTCGGGCGACCAGGTGGGCGAGTGCTCGCCGTCGGTGGAAGTGGTCAGGCGCCGCGGCTTGCCGTTGGGGAGATCCATGATCCACAACCGGTCGAGCGCCGAGAAGGCGAGTCGCTTCCCGTCGGGCGAAGGGCGCGCGCCGCGGACCTGGCGCACGGTGAGCACGGAGTCGTCCAACGGATACTCGAAGCGCACCAGTTCGCCGATCATCTGGTTCACTTCGGCGGTGAACGGGATGTTTGCCTGCTGGCCGCTGGCGACGTCGAGACGCCAGAGCTTTCCGTGGTGGGCGAGGACGATCCCCTTCGAATCGGGGGTCCACGAGTAGCCGGGGAGGAGGTCGCGCGAGCCGCGCGATTCGATATCGTCGCGCTGGATATCGTGGGCCAGCCAGCGTTCGTCGCCGGTGGCGAGGTCGCGGAGCTTGAGTCCGGTCACCGCCATCTGCCGCGAGGCGTAGGCGAGCCACTTTCCGTCGGGGCTCACAGCGGGGCGGAAGCCGGTGCCGAGGTTGAGCGTGCGCGTGGCGACGCGTCCCGTCTCGCGGTCGTACATCACGACCTGCGTGGAGCCCATCATCTGGTTGTAGCCGGCGGGGCCGGTGCGGGCGCTGGCGTAGATGTAGCGTCCGTCGGGCGCAACGGCGGCGCCCATGAAGTTGGCCGGGGCCGTGCCGCCGCCGGGGCCGCCGCCGGTGGCCGGTGGCGTCTGCCCCGTCAGCCGCAATCCGCTCCCGCCGTCCTTGTGATACAGCCAGAGGTCGTTGCTGCGCGAGACGACGATGTACGCCCCGTCGGGCGTCCAGTCGGGAGAGACGTACGCCATCCCCGTCCCCCGCGTGAGCGCCCGAAGGTTCTTTCCGTCGGGGTCGATGAGGTAGAGGTTCTCGCTCCCCGAGCGATCGCTGACGAAGACGATCGCGCGCCCATCCGGCGACCAGCGCGGCTGCCCGTCGAAGCCGGAGCCACTCGTTATGCGCGTCGCCGCGCCGCCGCCGGCCGGGAGCGTATAGAGATCGCCCAGGAGATCGAGAACGATCGTCCGCCCGTCGGGCGAGAGGTCGAGCGAGAGCCAAGTCCCTTCGTCGGTGGTGAAGGAGAGTGGGCGAGTGGGAATGAGCGGAAGGTCCGACTCGGGGGCGGTGCGGCGCGTGGAGTCGGGGGCGCCCTGTGCGAGGGCGCCGGCGGCGAGCGCCGAGAGCAGCGCGAGGGCAAACGTGGGACGGGCGAAGGCGGGGAGGCGCAGCATGGTCGCTCCTGGGCGGCGGTCGTGTGCAACGCCCGCTGACTTATGCGGCGCTCCGGCGCGCGGCAAGGGGCCTCGCCGCGTTCAAGGCGCGAGAGAGGGAGCGAGCGGGGGCCCACCTTCCCAGCGAAAGCTGGGACCCATTTGCCGCTGCACCGTGCACGACCGGCGGCTCTCGGGCGCGAAAGATCGGTGTCACACGAAGCCGCGAACGCGCAACGGGGGGGAGCGAGCATGCGAGCATCGCGCCCCCACCTTCCCAGCGAAAGCTGGGACCCATTTGCCGGTGCACCGTGCACGACCAGTGGCTCCCGGGCGAGAAAGATCGGTGTCACACGAAGCCGCGAACGCGCAACGGGGGGGGAGCGAGCATGCGAGCATCGCGCCCCCCCTTCCCAGCGAAAGCTGGGACCCATTTGCCGCTGCACCGTGCACGACCAGTGGCTCCCGGGCGGGAAAGATCGGTGTCACACGAAGGCACGAAGCCCCCGCGCCCCTTCCCAGCGAAAGCTGGGACCCATTTGCCGCTGCACCGTGCACGACCAGTGGCTCCCGGCCGAGAAAGATCGGTGTCACACGAAGGCACGAAGCCGCACCCCCCCTTCCCAGCGAAAGCTGGGACCCATTTGCCGGTACGCCGTGCACTGGCGGTGGCTTTCGGGAGAGAAAGCTCGGTCTCCCGCGAAGCCGCAAAGACGCCAAAGGCGGGGGCGCGCAGGCGAGCGGCGCGCTCGCCAGCGCAACGCCCCCCGTCCCAGCGAAAGCTGGGACCCATCTCCCGGCGCGCCGCGCACGAGCGCTCGGCAGCGCGCCCCGCACCCCGCCCATGCTCCGTTAGCTGCAACTCCACCGATGCAGCGCAGCCGCGTGATAGCGGTCGATGAGCCACCGTTGGCCCTCGCGCACGAAGACGATCGTCTCCAGAAAGTCGGCCTGGCAGCGTTTGCCATCGCCACCGGTCGACTCCTCGTGGTTCCTGAGCGTGGTCCAGGCCACGTTGCCGTTGAGGCGCGTGCGGAAGTCGCTGAACGATGCGGTCCACCGGGTTCCCGCCCCTTCCCTGAGGCGGGCGGCCAATTGGGGGCCCGTCAGCGGCAACGTGTCCTCGAGCAGGAGGAAGTCACGCGTGAGCGGGGCGAGGGTTCCCGCGGAGTCGGCGCCCTGCATGGCGACGTACCACCGGTCCAGCACGGCGCGGATCGCCGCCTCGTCGGCGGCTGGATCAGTGGCCGGCGGTGCGTCGGCGCGAATTGCGGCTGGCGCCGCGCCGACGGTCGCTTCGCCCGTGACGCGCGCATCCCCCGCGCCGGGCACGGCACCCGGCCCGCAGGCGGCGACCGCAACGGCGACGGTGGCCGCGAGAAGCACCAACCGGAACGTTGAGCGGCGAAAGACGCCTGTCATGGCACAACCTGTGGTGGAAGGACGCGCACCTCGATGCGCGAGGGGTAGCCCGCACTCCGGTACACGCGCTGCGTCGCCGCACGGAAGTCGCTCGCCTTGGCCTTGTAGATGTCGACGAAGGTCTGCGGGTTCCGGTCGACCAGGGGGAACCAGCTCCCTTGCACCTGCACCACCATGCGGTGTCCCCGGCGGAATGTATGGAAGACGTCGGGCATCTCGAAGTCGAGGCGCGTGACCCGCCCGGGGACGAGCGGCTCGGGCTTGGAGAGCGAGTGGCGGAACTTCGCACGCACCACGTCGCCGCGCACCAACTCCTGGAAGCCGTCAGGATGCACGTCGATGAGCTTCACCACCCAGTCGCCGTCGGTCCCGGTGGTCGTCACGTGGAGCGACGGCTTCACCGGGCCGGCGATGGTGAGGTCTTCCGTCAAGACCTCGCCACGGTATGTCACCACATCGGGGCGCGACTCGGCGAATCGTTGGTCCTTCGCCATGTAGTCGTGGTCCATGTCGGTGCTCGGCGCGCCCGCGAAGGGGACCGGGCGTGCGGGATCGCTGACCCACTGGTCGTAGGACGGCGCTTGCGTTGCGGCTGGCGGCTCCATCGCGATCGTGTTGCCCGCCCCCAGGTACAGCGACCGCGCCCCGCCTTCGCGCGGCGGCCACTGGTCGAAGGTGCGCCACCGATTGGTCCCGGTCTCGAAGACCCACGCCTTGGGATGTGTCCCCATCCCGCTCCCCTTGAGGTGCCCCTCGAAGAACGGCGTGAGGATCTCGCGCTGGTACCGGTCCGAGCTGGGCGCGCCAAACGACAGGTCGCCCACCTTGCTCCCCGAGTCGCGCGCCCACTGACCGTGGTACCACGGGCCGAGGACGACGGCGTTGTCGGTGGCAAGACTCTGCCGCTCGATGGCGAGGTACAGGTGCAACGCGCCGTAGAAGTTGTTGGCGTCGTACCAGCCGCCTACGGTGAGCACCGCCGGCTTCACCCGCTTCACGTGCGGGAGGATGTTGCGCGCCTTCCAGAACGCGTCGTACGTCCCGTGGCGCATCATGTCGCTCCATCCGGGGACGGAGTCCTTGAACCAGCGTTGCTCTGCCGTGGCCAGCGGCCCCATGTCGAGGAAGAAGCGGTAACCGTCGGCCGTCCCGAAGTCGAACGGCTTCCCGCACGACATCGACGTCCCCGCCCCCTTCTTCCCGCACATCGCCATGAAGTTGAAGGTCGAGGCGAGGAGGAAGGCGCCGTTGTGGTGCGTGTCGTCGCCGGCGAACCAGTCCGTTTGAGGGGCCTGCGGCGACACCGCCTTGAGCGCGGGGTGCGCGTCGAGCATCCCGGCAGCCGCAAAGAAGCCGCCGTACGAAATTCCCCACAACCCCACGCGCCCATTGTTGCGCTCGACGTGCGTCACCAGCCAGTCGATGGTGTCGTACGTGTCGGTGCTCTCGTCCACGTCGCGCGCTCCGCGCTTGACCGCCTTGTGCGGCGTCATGTGGACAAAGCGCCCCTCGGACCGGTAGCGCCCGCGCACATCCTGCGTGACAAAGGTGTACCCCAACGCTGCGAAGCCGGGGCCGGGCCCCAGGTAGCGCGCATAGCGCGCCTCGCCATAGGGCTGCGCGCTGTACGGCGTGCGCGTGAGGAGGATGGGATACGACTTCGAGCTGTCGCGCGGCGTGTAGATCGCGGTGAAGAGCCGGACGCCGTCACGCATCGGGATCATCACCTCGCGCTTGGCGTAGTGCGCGCGCAGCCACGCGGTGTCGGGCCAGGCCAGCGATTGCGCCGCGACGGAGGCCAGCGGCAGCACCACCGCCAGCAGCAACACGATGGCCGGGGCACGACGCCGCCGAGTTACGCGCACCATGCCTCTCATCATGCGGCTCATCGTGTGGCTCATCGATCGAAGCGGATACGCTTCATGCGACTGGCGCTCAACTCGAAGCCGGACACGGCGCCGTTCGCGTCGCGCGTGATGCGCACGAAGCCGCTGCCTGACGAGTAGCCGTCTCGGATCACCGGCACCAGCGGCGACTCACCCACGGCGCGCCCCTTGATGAAGAGCGAGTCACCCGACTGGCGAATCGTCCAGGACGACAGCAGCTCGGGGCTGCGATACGTCCCCACGAGCGGCGCGAGTTCTGCCGCACTGGGCTGCCACCGCTCGGCGCGTCGATAGGCAGTAGCGGGGCGGCCGGCGATGGAGAGCCGCGCCTCCTGCCGCGCATCGACAAAGCTCACCTTGATCATCCCCTCCATGCCGATGAACTCGTCGTCGGCAATGCGCGTCAGCGGGATGTTTCGCCCGCTGTACGAGAGGACCGCCGCGCCATCCTTGGCCTCCACGCCCAGCGCCCCCTGCTCCTCCTCCGAGAAGAAGGTCCCGACATACGGTGTGGGGTCGATGTTTGCAGCTGCCGGCGCGACGCCAGGCGCGCGGCGCAGCGGCGTGAACGACTTCCCTTCCCTGAACGACTTGTCGAGCACCACGTCCGCCACCTGCTCGGCGAGCCGCTGGGTGTTGGCGTCGCCCCGGTTGCAGGTGAGCCCGATTGCCACCCCCTGTTCGGGAAAGCGCATGAGCATGGCGCGATAGCCGGCCCACGACCCGCCGTGATGCACTCGGCGCGCGCCGCGATACGTGTCGACGAAGAGCCCGCGCCCGTAGCCATGCGAGGTCCCGTCGTCGAGCGCCCCGACCTCCTGCAGGCGATCCACCAGCGCTCGCCCCCCCACCTTGGCGTCGTAGAAGTTCGCATCCCACCTGGCCAGCTCGATCACGTTGGTGTTCACCGCGCCGTCACCGGCCTGATCCCAGTCGGACATGTCGATGGTGAACCCCTTGTCCGCGGGCTCGTAGGCCGTGGCGCGGTTGGGGACGAGTGCGGTGTGATCGGTGCGGAAGTGCGTGACGTTCATCCCTAACGGCGCAAAGAAGCGCGCCTTGGCGAAATCGCCGAGTGTTTGTCCGGTGACTCGCTTGACGATGACGGAGAGGAGGAAGAAGCCGGAGTTGCTGTAGTCCCACCGCGTCCCCGGGACGAAGTTGGTGTTGCGCTGCGCCAGGATGATGGAGAGCGCGTCGTCGTCGGTGGTGTAGTCCTCGAAGTGGTGTCCGCCGAGGTAGAGGAGTCCGTTGTAGTCGCGCAAGCCGGAGGTATGCCGCAGCATGTGGTCGATCGTGATGACCTTTCCGTAGTTGGGGAGCTCGGGGACGTACTTCCGCACGTCGTCGGTGAGCGAGAGCTTCCCTTCGTTGGCCAGCACGATGATCGAGGCCGCGGCGAACTGCTTCGACGTGGAGCCGATGTCGAAGACGGTGATGGGGGTGATGGGGACCCCGAAGGTGAGGTCGGCCATGCCGTACCCCTTCGCGTACACGACCTTCCCCTTCTGATAGATGCCGACGGCGCAACCGGGGGTGGCGCGCGTGAAGTTCTTGAAGACCGCATCGACTTTGGCGGGGACGATGAGGGGCGCGGCGGACTGGGCGCGGAGCGAGGGTGCGGTCGCGACGATCGCCAGTGGGGCGAGCGCGAGCGCGACGGCACGGGCGTGCGAGCGCATCATGGGAGGGCGGAGTTGGGGCGTTCCGGCAGGTGCAATCCCCGCCGGCGCGGCATCGGGCGCGGCGTGCATAGCATCCCCCCTTCGACACGCCGCGTCAAGGAATGCACGACACGCCACGCGGCCGGCTCGTACCGCGCGTCACACGTTTGGCTCTTCCGAGACGCGCCAGCGCGGCGCAGCTTCGGACGCCGGCTACCCCACCCCGCACGCCTCCACCATGTCAGGCTCTCGCCTCACGCGTCGCGCCGCGAATCTCGTCCTGCTTGCCACATTCGCCATTGCCGGGAGTGGTGTCATGCCCAGCGTCGCGCACGCCCAGCGCCCCGCCGCACGAACGCTCCCGCTGCGGCAGTCGTCGCTGGACCAATCGGCGGCCCGGGACTCGCTGACGCTGGGCGACGTGTCGCAGCTGGACCGGTGGATTGGCGTGGGCGCGCGCGACGCGCGCTGGTCGCCCGACGGGGCGTGGCTCTACTTCCGCTGGCCAGAGCGTCCCACCACGCGCGACAACCCGGACGACGATCCGTGGTGGCGCGTGGACCGTGCGGGGCGCGGCGCCGAGCCGGTCGCCGACTCGCTCGTGTGGCGCATACCGGAGGGGAGCGTGAGTTGGAATCGCGACGCCACGCTGGCGGCATGGACCTGGCGCGGGCGCGTGGTGGTGTGGGACGCCGCGCGCACGGGGGGCGATGCGACGCGCGTAGTCAGCGCCGGCGCGCTCCCGGCGCGCCACGTGCGCATGGTGGCCGGCGAGCGCGCGGTCGACTTCATGATGGGTGAGGACCTGTTCCGCTGGGACGCCGCGCGCGGCTCGGTGCGAAGGCTGACGCAGGCGCTGCACCGCGCGGCCGATGCGCGCACCGAGGGCGGTCGCTGGCTGGCGACGCAGCAGCTGCAACTGTTCGACCTCGTGCGCAAGCAGGCCGACAGCGTGCGTGCCGCCGGCGATCGTGCGCGCCGACTCGACCCCGACGCGCCGCAAGTCATCCCCGTGGAGCCCAACGCGACCATCGAGGACGTGCAGCGCTCACCCGACGGGAGCGCCTTCACGGTGCGGACCATCACGCCGGACCGGACGCGCCAACCCACGCTGTACATGGACTTCGTGACCGCGTCGGGCCACGCCGAGTCGAAGGCGTCGCGCTCCAAGGTCGGCGAGCCGCGCGACGTGATACGGCTGGGGATCGTGCGCGCCGACCGGCGCATCCCGGCCGACAGCGTGCGCGTGCAGTGGCTTGCACTCCCCGAGTCCAAGGGGCGCGCGGTGAACGTGCACGGGCCGTGGTGGAGCCTGGAGGGCAGCCTGGCGGTGATCGAGGTCATCACGCAGGACGATCACGACCTGTGGATCGCCCGCCTGGACGTTGCCACAGGTGCAACGACCGTGGTCGACCACCAGCACGACGACGCCTGGCTTGGCGGGCCGCCGGTGCAGTCCAACTATACGCAGCCGGGGCTCGTGGAATGGCTGCCGGGCGGGCGGCTTGCCTTTGCGAGTGAACGGAGCGGGTGGAGCCATTTGTACCTGGCGGAGGCCGACGGCACCGTGCGTCCGCTCACCAGCGGAGAATGGGAAGTGCGCGCCGCCACCCTGTCGCGCGACCGGTCGACGTGGCTCATTGGCGCCTCGCGCGAGCACCCGTCGGACGATCACCTCTACACCATGCCGGCCACCGGCGGCC
This genomic interval carries:
- a CDS encoding PD40 domain-containing protein, which produces MLRLPAFARPTFALALLSALAAGALAQGAPDSTRRTAPESDLPLIPTRPLSFTTDEGTWLSLDLSPDGRTIVLDLLGDLYTLPAGGGAATRITSGSGFDGQPRWSPDGRAIVFVSDRSGSENLYLIDPDGKNLRALTRGTGMAYVSPDWTPDGAYIVVSRSNDLWLYHKDGGSGLRLTGQTPPATGGGPGGGTAPANFMGAAVAPDGRYIYASARTGPAGYNQMMGSTQVVMYDRETGRVATRTLNLGTGFRPAVSPDGKWLAYASRQMAVTGLKLRDLATGDERWLAHDIQRDDIESRGSRDLLPGYSWTPDSKGIVLAHHGKLWRLDVASGQQANIPFTAEVNQMIGELVRFEYPLDDSVLTVRQVRGARPSPDGKRLAFSALDRLWIMDLPNGKPRRLTTSTDGEHSPTWSPDGKYIAYVTWTEDGGDIWRVAPDGGRPEKLTTQTAYYDDLMYAPNGARLVAARAPRTQRAIVNDEINPKLVITDLVWIPATGGAATYITTLTNANRPAFTRDSSRIWIYEASDGLVSMRWDGTDRRAHLKVTGFAAPGGGPNAQPRQAQDLIPSPDGMRALAVVDNKLFVVPLPMTGGATPTVSVQQPAGGALPFRRLSRLGGEFAGWTGDSRGIFYSLGKTFFQYDLARADSLAADSAAKAPPRPEGRPDARGATAAVKPLYEPARTDIVITAPKDRPSGTVVLRGARLITMRGDEVIARGDVVITNNRIAAIGAQGSVTIPAGARTIDVAGKTIMPGLVDVHAHMWPQWGVHSPQPYMYTVNLAYGVTTTRDPQTSQSDVVTYGDAVEVGQIIGPRIYATGPGIFAYDNVASADDAREVMTRYSEFYLTETIKQYQAGDRRQRQWIAMAAREQKITPTLEGGLDFKKNMTEAMDGYAGIEHTLPIAPLYKDALQLFARSGTTWTPTLLVEYGGPWAENWWYEHYDILADAKLTRFTPFSELERRGLRRPQWFRDSEYSFKLFAEQARKLVEAGGRVGLGGHGQLQGLGVHWELWSIASGGMKAMDVLRVATIYGAESIGLQQHLGSLESGKLADLLVLDGNPLDDIRNTNTIRYVMKNGRLYDGDSLAEVWPRQRPLPRQWWMTHDATPAGAGSR
- a CDS encoding nuclear transport factor 2 family protein, with the translated sequence MTGVFRRSTFRLVLLAATVAVAVAACGPGAVPGAGDARVTGEATVGAAPAAIRADAPPATDPAADEAAIRAVLDRWYVAMQGADSAGTLAPLTRDFLLLEDTLPLTGPQLAARLREGAGTRWTASFSDFRTRLNGNVAWTTLRNHEESTGGDGKRCQADFLETIVFVREGQRWLIDRYHAAALHRWSCS
- a CDS encoding CocE/NonD family hydrolase; its protein translation is MMRGMVRVTRRRRAPAIVLLLAVVLPLASVAAQSLAWPDTAWLRAHYAKREVMIPMRDGVRLFTAIYTPRDSSKSYPILLTRTPYSAQPYGEARYARYLGPGPGFAALGYTFVTQDVRGRYRSEGRFVHMTPHKAVKRGARDVDESTDTYDTIDWLVTHVERNNGRVGLWGISYGGFFAAAGMLDAHPALKAVSPQAPQTDWFAGDDTHHNGAFLLASTFNFMAMCGKKGAGTSMSCGKPFDFGTADGYRFFLDMGPLATAEQRWFKDSVPGWSDMMRHGTYDAFWKARNILPHVKRVKPAVLTVGGWYDANNFYGALHLYLAIERQSLATDNAVVLGPWYHGQWARDSGSKVGDLSFGAPSSDRYQREILTPFFEGHLKGSGMGTHPKAWVFETGTNRWRTFDQWPPREGGARSLYLGAGNTIAMEPPAATQAPSYDQWVSDPARPVPFAGAPSTDMDHDYMAKDQRFAESRPDVVTYRGEVLTEDLTIAGPVKPSLHVTTTGTDGDWVVKLIDVHPDGFQELVRGDVVRAKFRHSLSKPEPLVPGRVTRLDFEMPDVFHTFRRGHRMVVQVQGSWFPLVDRNPQTFVDIYKAKASDFRAATQRVYRSAGYPSRIEVRVLPPQVVP
- a CDS encoding beta-lactamase family protein; this translates as MMRSHARAVALALAPLAIVATAPSLRAQSAAPLIVPAKVDAVFKNFTRATPGCAVGIYQKGKVVYAKGYGMADLTFGVPITPITVFDIGSTSKQFAAASIIVLANEGKLSLTDDVRKYVPELPNYGKVITIDHMLRHTSGLRDYNGLLYLGGHHFEDYTTDDDALSIILAQRNTNFVPGTRWDYSNSGFFLLSVIVKRVTGQTLGDFAKARFFAPLGMNVTHFRTDHTALVPNRATAYEPADKGFTIDMSDWDQAGDGAVNTNVIELARWDANFYDAKVGGRALVDRLQEVGALDDGTSHGYGRGLFVDTYRGARRVHHGGSWAGYRAMLMRFPEQGVAIGLTCNRGDANTQRLAEQVADVVLDKSFREGKSFTPLRRAPGVAPAAANIDPTPYVGTFFSEEEQGALGVEAKDGAAVLSYSGRNIPLTRIADDEFIGMEGMIKVSFVDARQEARLSIAGRPATAYRRAERWQPSAAELAPLVGTYRSPELLSSWTIRQSGDSLFIKGRAVGESPLVPVIRDGYSSGSGFVRITRDANGAVSGFELSASRMKRIRFDR
- a CDS encoding S9 family peptidase, producing the protein MSGSRLTRRAANLVLLATFAIAGSGVMPSVAHAQRPAARTLPLRQSSLDQSAARDSLTLGDVSQLDRWIGVGARDARWSPDGAWLYFRWPERPTTRDNPDDDPWWRVDRAGRGAEPVADSLVWRIPEGSVSWNRDATLAAWTWRGRVVVWDAARTGGDATRVVSAGALPARHVRMVAGERAVDFMMGEDLFRWDAARGSVRRLTQALHRAADARTEGGRWLATQQLQLFDLVRKQADSVRAAGDRARRLDPDAPQVIPVEPNATIEDVQRSPDGSAFTVRTITPDRTRQPTLYMDFVTASGHAESKASRSKVGEPRDVIRLGIVRADRRIPADSVRVQWLALPESKGRAVNVHGPWWSLEGSLAVIEVITQDDHDLWIARLDVATGATTVVDHQHDDAWLGGPPVQSNYTQPGLVEWLPGGRLAFASERSGWSHLYLAEADGTVRPLTSGEWEVRAATLSRDRSTWLIGASREHPSDDHLYTMPATGGPLARLTTEEGRHDGTLSPDGKRLAVISSRNDRLPDLWLRDPAAAAAPQATRVTVSGSDNYWKHRWLRPEIVTIPHPDGGVVWAGLYRPAQPNPKHPAVVYVHGGGYRQFAHRGWSVYGFSHASHYGMLNWLVQNGYTVLDFDYRGSAGYGRGYRTDIHRSMGVKDVDGAVAAARWLTRTQGVDSSRIGIYGVSYGGFMTLMSLFRYPGTFAAGISAAGVTDWAHYSDDWTSRILGRPSDDSAAYAISSPINHAAGLRDALLIEHGMIDDNVEFQDAARLVQRLLELGKPFDMAFYPTEPHVIEGAATLVDFHKRLAAFFRQHLVDK